In the genome of Streptomyces aquilus, the window GGAGCAGTTGTCCGGCGAACAGTGGGACCGCTTCCTGGAGACGGCCGTGGAGCGGGCCGGGCACATCGCGGCGCTCCTGGACCGCGAGATGCCTCCGCACCTGGTCGAGGACGCGGCGGCCGCGGGCGTCGACCTGCTGCCGGGCCTGGGCGATCTGGAGCCGGAGTGCGACTGCGGCGCCTGGGACCACTGCGGGCACACGGCGGCGCTCTGCCACCAGGTGGCACGCCTGCTGGACCAGGACCCCTTCGTCCTGCTGCTGATGCGCGGACGCTCCGAACGGGCCGTGCTGGACGACCTCCAGGCCCGTACCGCGGCGCCCGCGCCGGTCGCAGCGCCTGCCCGGCAGGACGGCGTGGACGCGGCGGAGGCGTTCGCGGCCGGGGACATCCTGCCGCCGCTCCCGGCGCTGCCGGAACTCCCCGCGGAACCGGGCATACCGCCGTCCCTGGACACCGGGACACCGGCCCCGCCCGACGTCGACCCGTCCGCCTTGGAGTACCTCGCGGCCCGGACCGCCGCGGAGGCGCACCGGCTGCTGATCGAGGCGTTGCGTGAACAGGGAGCCGCGGAGGAGGAGTTGACGCTCGGACAGGACGCGGTCCGGCTCGCGCTCGGCGACCCCGGCGGGGCCGTGGCCGAGCGGTTGGCCGCGGGCTCGGGGCGGGACGCGCAGGAGCTGGAGACGGCCGTGCGCGCGTGGCGGTACGGCGGAGTGGCCGCGTTGTCCGTGCTGGAGGAGGAACACACGGTCGAGGGCGAGGAGCTCGCACGCGCGCGTGCCGTCCTCGACGCGGCATGGGACGAGGACGAACGGCCGTCGCTGTCCGCGCGGGGCTGTCGATGGACGGTCGCCGACGGCCGGAGCCAGCTGCGCCTGGGGCGCGACGGCCGCTGGTGGCCCTACCGGGAGGAGCGGGGACGCTGGGTGCCGGCCGGGGCGTCGGCCAACGACCCTGCGACGGCGCTGTCTTCGGCGGAAGAGGCCGCCACCACGGGGTGACATCCGGGGCTCGTCGAAGTGCCGCACGCGAGCTCGACGAGCCCCCGCCACACGCCGTTCACCCGGCCGTCGTACGGCGTTCCGAGCGGGGCCCAAATCTGGCCGCTGTCAGCACACTTGTTCCCAGGAGGCCTGATGTCCCCGCACGCCACCGGCCGGCGCCGCGTCCACCGTTCCGTCGCGGCGGGCGTGCCCCTCCTCGTGCTGGCCGCGCTCGTGGCGGCCGCCCCCGCCGAAGGAGCCACGCCCGAGGCGGCGCACGTGACACGTACCGCGACCCTCGGGGACATCCCGTTGGGCACCTTCAGCAACACGCTGCTGCCCGGCACGGTGGACGACGACCGGGGCGTGGACCTCGGCGGCATCGGCAGCGACCTCTACCCGGCAGGCCGCAGAGGCGAGTTCTGGACGGTCACCGATCGCGGCCCCAACGGCCAGATCAAGATCGACGGCAAGAAGCGCCGCACGTTCCCCGTGCCGGGCTTCGACCCGGCGATCGTGCGGATCAGAGTGTCCGGGGACGCCGTCGAGGTGCTGGACGCGATCCCGATCACGACCTCGTCCGGCAAGCCCGTCACCGGGTTGCCCGACCAGGAAGGACGCGACGAGGCGCCGTACACCTATGACGCGCGGACGCGGCTGGCGTACGACCCGAACGGGCTGGACACCGAGGGCATCGTGCGGGCCGCGGACGGGAGTTTCTGGCTCGTGGACGAGTACGGGCCGAGTCTCGTGCACGTCTCCGCGCGCGGGAAGGTACTCACCCGGTATGTGCCACGAGGGCTGAACCTCACCGGCACCGACTACCCGGTGGTCGAGGCACTGCCCTCCGTGCTGCTGCACCGGAAGATCAACCGCGGTTTCGAGGGGCTCGCCCAACTCCCGTGCGGCGACCTGGTGATGGCGGTGCAGAGCCCGCTGTCCCTGCCGGACACCGCCGCGGGCGAGGCGTCGCGCACGACCCGGCTGCTGCGGTTCTCGCCCAGGAAGCAGGCCGTCACGGCCGAGTACGCGTACCGGTTCGACCCGGTGGACGTCGTCGACCCGAGCGAGGACGACACCTCGGAGCTGAAGATCTCCTCGGTGGTCGCCGTGGGCGGCGACCGGCTGCTGGTCGAGGAGCGCACCGACAAGGCCGCGCGGCTTCAGCTCGTGCGCCTGGGGCGGGACGCGGACATCCTCGGCGGCGCCTATGACGACGACACGACGTCCCCGTCGCTGGAGCAGCTCGACGACCCGGCCGCCGCGGGGGTGCCGGTGCTGGGCAAGCGCCTCGTCGTCGACCTGGGGACGGTCGACGGGGTGCCCGGGAAGATCGAGGGGATCGCGCGCGTGGACCACGACACGCTCGCCCTGATCAACGACAACGACTTCGGGATGACCGACGGCGCGGGCGCGTTCGACGCGCAGGGCCGGCTGGTCGACAGCGGGGTGGAGACGACGGTGACGTACGTGCGGCTGCCGCGCGGGATCTGATCACTTCAAGGGTTGCGTGAGCTTTCGGCTGCCGGCACCCGTGTCGGCGGCCAGGCTGCACGCGACGTCGTCGATGCCGACGCGGTAGCCGGTGGTGTCCGGGTACTGCACGAGGATGCCGCGCACGGTGTCCTCGGGCTGGCTTTCCGCCTTGCTGTCCAGGGTCTGCTCGCACAGGTCCGAGGCGGCCTTCTTCAGGGCGCTGTCGGTCGCGTAGTCGCCTTCCAGTTCCGTCACTTTCACGACCTCGGCGTCGTGCGGCTCCTGGCAGGAGCGCTTGGCGGCCTGTCCGGGCCGGGCGGCGTCGGTGTCGAAGCAGTCGCCCGCCTGGAGCAGGTAGTACGGCATCTCGTCGGCCGCCAGGGACGGGATCAGCGACTCCAGACCGCTGGGGAACTCGCTCGGCAGCTCGGTGGGGAACTGCGACGGCAGCCGCGAAGGCACCTCGCTGGGGAGCTTGCTGGGCAGCTCGCTCGGCAGGCTCAGCGTGGGGCTGGGCGAACTGCTCGCGCCGGCAGTGGGCTTGTCGTCGTCGGGTGAGTCGTCGCCCCCGGCCCCCATCAGGACGACGGCGGCCACGGCGGCGCCCACCGCGAGCACGGCGAGCAGGATGAACAGCGGGTTGCGTCCCGGACCGCGCCGCCCGCCCGGACCCTCGGGCGGGTCCGGCGGAGGCGGGGGCGGCTGCCATCCTCCGTAGGAGGGCGGGCCGTTGCCCCCGGGAGGAGGGCCGTACCCTCCGGGAGGCCCGTAGCCCCCTCCTGACCCGGGGCCGAAGCCCTCAGGAGGCGGTCCGAAACCGCCGCCGGAAGGCGGTGTGCCACCCGGCGGCCCGGGCGGCTGAGGCGGTACGGGCGGCATGGCCATACCGTCCAGAGTCGCCGCGAAGCGGGCAGGGCGCGACCCCCGCACGGAAGTTGATACGGACTCATGCCATGGATGGCATGGTTCCGGAGCATTCCATGCGGAGGCCGGCCACCGCTGCACGCGCGCGTGCCTGACAAAACCCGGGGCGGCAGATGCGCCGCGGGTCCACGCGCGCGTGCGGTCATGACGTGCGCACGCGTACGGGTCAGCCGCGCGCACCCAGCAGGTGGTCCATCGCCAGCTGGTCGAGCTGCTCGAAGGCCATACCGCGCGCGGCGGCCGCGTCCACGTCGAACTCCTCGAACGCGGTGCGGTCGGCGAGCAGCGACTTCAGGCCGTCCGCAGCCGTGGGCTGCGCCAGCTCGTCCAGACGCGCGGCACGCAGCGCCTCCTGGACCGCCGGGTCGGCACGGAAGGCGGCCGAACGCTCCTTGAGGATCAGGTAGTTGCGCATGCAGCCCGCGGCCGACGCCCAGACGCCGTCGAGGTCCTCGGTGCGCGGCGGCTTGAAGTCGAAGTGCTTCGGGCCCGCGTAACCGGCGCTCTCCAGGAGGTCGACCAGCCAGAAGGCGGCACGCAGGTCGCCCGCGCCGAAGCGGAGGTCCTGGTCGTACTTGATGCCGGACTGGCCGTTGAGGTCGATGTGGAAGAGCTTGCCCGCCCACAGGGCCTGCGCGATGCCGTGCGGGAAGTTCAGCCCGGCCATCTGCTCGTGGCCGACCTCGGGGTTGACGCCGTAGAGCTCGGGGCGCTCCAGGCGCTCGATGAACGCCAGCGCGTGGCCGACCGTCGGGAGCAGGATGTCGCCGCGGGGCTCGTTCGGCTTGGGCTCGATGGCGAACTTCAGGTTGTAGCCCTGCTCGGTCACGTACTCGCCGAGGAGGTCGAAGGCCTCCTTCATGCGGTCCAGGGCCGCGCGGACGTCCTTGGCGGCGCCGGACTCGGCACCCTCGCGGCCGCCCCAGGCGACGTAGGTCTCGGCGCCGAGCTCGACCGCCAGGTCGATGTTGCGGATGACCTTGCGCAGCGCGTAACGGCGCACGTCACGGTCGTTCGCGGTGAAGCCGCCGTCCTTGAAGACCGGGTGCGTGAAGAGGTTGGTGGTGGCCATCGGCACCTTCATGCCGGTGGCGTCGAGGGCCTCCCGGAAGCGCTTGATGTGCCCCTCGCGCTCGCTGTCCGAGGACCCGAAGGGGATCAGGTCGTCGTCGTGGAAGGTCACACCGTGGGCGCCGAGCTCGGCCAGGCGCTGCACGGTCTCGACAGGGTCCAGGGCACGCCGCGTGGCGTCGCCGAACGGGTCCCTTCCCTGCCAGCCGACGGTCCACAGGCCGAAGGTGAACCTGTCCTCGGGGGTGGGCTGGTAGTTCATGCCGCGGCTCCTACTCGCTGACGACTGCTCTCCACGACTATTTCGTCATGGCGGTTTACAAATTAGTATGCACACGCGTCTCAGGGAAGAGACAAGATGTCTCCAGAGGGAGACACGCCGCACATGAGGGAGAAACCCGATGTCAGCTGCCGAGGGTCCGCTCGTCGTCGGCGTGGACACGTCCACGCAGTCCACCAAGGCCCTGGTCGTCGACGCGTCGACCGGCCGGGTGGTCGCGAGCGGTCAGGCGCCGCACACCGTGTCGTCCGGCGCCGGCCGCGAGAGCGACCCGCGTCAGTGGTGGGACGCCCTGGGCGAGGCCCTGCGCCAGTGCGGCGACGCCGCGCACGAGGCCGCGGCGGTGTCCATCGGCGGCCAGCAGCACGGCCTGGTCACGCTGGACGAGCGCGGCGAGCCGGTGCGCCCGGCCCTGCTGTGGAACGACGTCCGCTCGGCGCCGCAGGCCGCGCGGCTGATCGAGGAGCTGGGCGGCCCGAAGGCCTGGGCGGAGCGCACCGGCAGCGTGCCAGGCGCGTCCTTCACCGTCACGAAGTGGGCGTGGCTGGCCGAGCACGAACCGGAGGCGATCCGCGCGACGAAGTCGGTGCGCCTCCCGCACGACTACCTCACCGAGCGCCTCACCGGCCAGGGCACCACCGACCGCGGCGACGCCTCCGGCACGGGCTGGTGGGCGTCGGCGACCGAGTCGTACGACACCGAGATCCTCGCCCACGTGGGCCTCGACCCGGCGCTGCTCCCGCGCGTGGTCCGCCCCGGCGAGGTGGCGGGCACCGTGCGCGACAGCCACGACCTGCCGTTCTCGAAGGGCACTCTGGTCGCCCCCGGCACCGGGGACAACGCGGCCGCCGCTCTGGGCCTCGGCCTGCGCCCCGGCACCCCGGTGCTGAGCCTGGGCACCTCGGGCACGGTGTACGCGGTGTCCAAGCGGCGCCCCGCCGACCCGACCGGCACGGTGGCCGGCTTCGCCGACGCGCACGGCGACTGGCTGCCATTGGCCTGCACCCTGAACTGCACCCTCGCCGTCGACCGCGTCGCCGCCCTCCTCGGCCTGGACCGCGAGGCCGTGGAGCCCACCTCCGACGTCACACTCCTGCCGTACCTCGACGGCGAGCGCACCCCGAACCTGCCGAACGCCTCGGGCCTGCTGCACGGTCTGCGCCACGACACGACCGGCGGCCAGCTGCTCCAGGCCGCCTACGACGGCGCCGTGCACGCCCTCCTCGGCGCGCTCGACCTGGTTCTGGACGAGGACGCGGACCGCTCGACCCCGCTGCTGCTGATCGGCGGCGGCGCCCGAGGCCGGGCCTGGCAGGAGACCGTACGACGGCTGTCCGGGCGTCCCGTGCAGATCCCGGAGGCCAAGGAGCTGGTCGCGCTCGGCGCCGCCGCGCAGGCCGCCGGCCTGCTGACCGGCGAGGACCCAGCCGCGGTCGCCCGGCGCTGGAACACCACCGCCGGTCCGGTGCTGGAGGCCGTGGAGCGGGACGAGGCGACGATGGCGAGGATCTCCGGGGTACTCTCCGACGCGGCTCCGCTGCTGGCGGGCGGTCATTGAGAGGCACATCCGATGACCGAGGACTGAGTCACTGAGGGACTGAGGGACTGAGGGAGGCATGACCGCACCGCTGCACGACACCCACGCGGCCGGTCCGGGGCGCGCGCTGCCCGACACCCAGCAGGGCATGCGCCGCCGCAACCTGGCCCGGGTACTGCACGCGGTCAGCGCCGAGGGCCCGCTGTCCCGTGCCGCGGTCGCCTCCCGGATCGGCCTGACCCGTGCCGCCGTGTCCAGCCTCGTCGACGAGCTCATACGCTCCGGCCTGCTGGAGGAGCTGGGACCCGAGCGGCCGGGCCGGGTGGGCCGCCCCGGGTCGGCACTCGCCGTCAGCGGGCACGGCCCCGCCGGCATCGGCGCCGAGATCGGCGTCGACCATCTCGCGGTCTGCGCGGTCGACCTGCGCGGACAAGTGCGGGCCCGGGCCGAACGCCACGTGGCGAACCGCGGCCGTGCCCCCGGGCCCGTGATCGGGGAACTCACCGAACTGGTGCACCGGGTCGTCGCCGAGGCGCAGGGCGAGGGGCTGTGGCCGGCGGGGCTAGCGGTGGCCGTGCCGGGCCTGGTCGCCCGCGACGCCCGCACCGTCGTCCGCGCCCCGAACCTCGACTGGCACGACATCGATCTCGGCGCCCTGCTGCCCTCCGCGTACCCGCTGACCGTGGACAACGAGGCGAACTTCGGCGCGCTCGCGGAGCTCTGGCTCGGGGACGCCACACCGCACGACTTCCTGCATGTGTCGGCGGAGATCGGTATCGGTGCGGCGCTCGTCGTCGCCGGCGGTCTGCTGCGCGGGACCCGCGGCTTCGCGGGCGAGCTGGGGCATGTGCCGGTGCAGCCGGAGGGTCCGCTGTGTCCGTGCGGGGGGCGTGGGTGTCTGGAGCAGTACGCCGGTGAGGAGGCGGTGCTGCGGGCCGCGGGGCTCGCACCGGGTGAGGACCGCGTCGGGCTGCTCGCGGGCCGGGCCGCCGACGGTGACGAGGCCGTACGGCGTGCGCTGCGCGAGGCGGGGGCGGCGCTCGGGGTCGCGCTGACGGGGGCGGTGAACCTGCTGGACCCGGAGAGCGTCGTGCTCGGCGGCGCGCTGTCCGGACTCGCGCCCTGGCTGCTGCCCGCGCTGGAGGCCGAGCTGGACCGGCGTACCGCCGGCCCCGCCTGCCCGGTGTCGGTGTCGCGG includes:
- a CDS encoding SWF or SNF family helicase, with the translated sequence MNTYDETNPYDGTTERTFAAFPPAQGRGFARTWWGQAWLKALEDTALDTRQVKTGRALARAGAVGAVSVRPGRITAVVQDRDRTPHRADVLLEQLSGEQWDRFLETAVERAGHIAALLDREMPPHLVEDAAAAGVDLLPGLGDLEPECDCGAWDHCGHTAALCHQVARLLDQDPFVLLLMRGRSERAVLDDLQARTAAPAPVAAPARQDGVDAAEAFAAGDILPPLPALPELPAEPGIPPSLDTGTPAPPDVDPSALEYLAARTAAEAHRLLIEALREQGAAEEELTLGQDAVRLALGDPGGAVAERLAAGSGRDAQELETAVRAWRYGGVAALSVLEEEHTVEGEELARARAVLDAAWDEDERPSLSARGCRWTVADGRSQLRLGRDGRWWPYREERGRWVPAGASANDPATALSSAEEAATTG
- a CDS encoding esterase-like activity of phytase family protein, translated to MSPHATGRRRVHRSVAAGVPLLVLAALVAAAPAEGATPEAAHVTRTATLGDIPLGTFSNTLLPGTVDDDRGVDLGGIGSDLYPAGRRGEFWTVTDRGPNGQIKIDGKKRRTFPVPGFDPAIVRIRVSGDAVEVLDAIPITTSSGKPVTGLPDQEGRDEAPYTYDARTRLAYDPNGLDTEGIVRAADGSFWLVDEYGPSLVHVSARGKVLTRYVPRGLNLTGTDYPVVEALPSVLLHRKINRGFEGLAQLPCGDLVMAVQSPLSLPDTAAGEASRTTRLLRFSPRKQAVTAEYAYRFDPVDVVDPSEDDTSELKISSVVAVGGDRLLVEERTDKAARLQLVRLGRDADILGGAYDDDTTSPSLEQLDDPAAAGVPVLGKRLVVDLGTVDGVPGKIEGIARVDHDTLALINDNDFGMTDGAGAFDAQGRLVDSGVETTVTYVRLPRGI
- the xylA gene encoding xylose isomerase, which translates into the protein MNYQPTPEDRFTFGLWTVGWQGRDPFGDATRRALDPVETVQRLAELGAHGVTFHDDDLIPFGSSDSEREGHIKRFREALDATGMKVPMATTNLFTHPVFKDGGFTANDRDVRRYALRKVIRNIDLAVELGAETYVAWGGREGAESGAAKDVRAALDRMKEAFDLLGEYVTEQGYNLKFAIEPKPNEPRGDILLPTVGHALAFIERLERPELYGVNPEVGHEQMAGLNFPHGIAQALWAGKLFHIDLNGQSGIKYDQDLRFGAGDLRAAFWLVDLLESAGYAGPKHFDFKPPRTEDLDGVWASAAGCMRNYLILKERSAAFRADPAVQEALRAARLDELAQPTAADGLKSLLADRTAFEEFDVDAAAARGMAFEQLDQLAMDHLLGARG
- the xylB gene encoding xylulokinase, encoding MSAAEGPLVVGVDTSTQSTKALVVDASTGRVVASGQAPHTVSSGAGRESDPRQWWDALGEALRQCGDAAHEAAAVSIGGQQHGLVTLDERGEPVRPALLWNDVRSAPQAARLIEELGGPKAWAERTGSVPGASFTVTKWAWLAEHEPEAIRATKSVRLPHDYLTERLTGQGTTDRGDASGTGWWASATESYDTEILAHVGLDPALLPRVVRPGEVAGTVRDSHDLPFSKGTLVAPGTGDNAAAALGLGLRPGTPVLSLGTSGTVYAVSKRRPADPTGTVAGFADAHGDWLPLACTLNCTLAVDRVAALLGLDREAVEPTSDVTLLPYLDGERTPNLPNASGLLHGLRHDTTGGQLLQAAYDGAVHALLGALDLVLDEDADRSTPLLLIGGGARGRAWQETVRRLSGRPVQIPEAKELVALGAAAQAAGLLTGEDPAAVARRWNTTAGPVLEAVERDEATMARISGVLSDAAPLLAGGH
- a CDS encoding ROK family transcriptional regulator — encoded protein: MTAPLHDTHAAGPGRALPDTQQGMRRRNLARVLHAVSAEGPLSRAAVASRIGLTRAAVSSLVDELIRSGLLEELGPERPGRVGRPGSALAVSGHGPAGIGAEIGVDHLAVCAVDLRGQVRARAERHVANRGRAPGPVIGELTELVHRVVAEAQGEGLWPAGLAVAVPGLVARDARTVVRAPNLDWHDIDLGALLPSAYPLTVDNEANFGALAELWLGDATPHDFLHVSAEIGIGAALVVAGGLLRGTRGFAGELGHVPVQPEGPLCPCGGRGCLEQYAGEEAVLRAAGLAPGEDRVGLLAGRAADGDEAVRRALREAGAALGVALTGAVNLLDPESVVLGGALSGLAPWLLPALEAELDRRTAGPACPVSVSRLGPEGPLLGAAHSVVRAVLDDPAAVAERA